From the Teredinibacter turnerae T7901 genome, one window contains:
- a CDS encoding cytochrome-c peroxidase, whose product MKKTLSVLAVVAALQACGGSSGSTSTPSAPGSSSTSSSSSSGVMLTLNTREKLGEALFHDVNLSANRSQACATCHVPEHAFADNRTGPDSQVRATSLGDDGVSLGDRNTPTAAYAAFAPEFTTQGNRARLNSEQSDYEGPLGGQFLDGRAAGLADQAKGPPVNPVEMGMEDEASVVERLKENDEYLAAFNFLFGDTVFDDPAATYQAMADAIEAFERTDAFASFDSKYDKSLRGEYTYSPISKAAAGKALFFSQQFTNCATCHQLRPTGQAGETFTGYEYHNIGVPANTASRETSGQDLTFVDHGLLDHPDITASSEEGKFKVPTLRNVAITAPYMHNGVFRELTTVLEFYDHFQPESEHTLNPETGLAWENPEVDANIAEAELLDGRKLSDTDIENLECFLRTLTDERFEHLLPDDGKCDL is encoded by the coding sequence ATGAAAAAAACACTGAGCGTTCTAGCCGTCGTTGCTGCACTTCAAGCGTGCGGCGGCAGTTCCGGTTCAACCTCCACACCATCCGCGCCCGGCAGTAGCTCGACGTCAAGCAGCAGCTCCAGCGGTGTCATGCTCACACTCAACACGCGCGAAAAGCTCGGTGAAGCTTTATTTCACGACGTTAACCTATCGGCTAACCGCAGCCAGGCGTGTGCTACCTGCCATGTCCCCGAACACGCCTTTGCCGATAATCGGACTGGTCCGGATAGCCAGGTGCGCGCAACCTCGCTGGGCGACGACGGTGTCTCTCTCGGCGATCGCAACACACCCACGGCCGCCTACGCGGCGTTTGCGCCTGAATTTACCACACAGGGAAATCGCGCAAGGTTGAACAGCGAGCAGTCGGATTACGAAGGCCCACTTGGCGGACAATTTTTGGATGGCAGAGCCGCTGGTCTAGCGGACCAGGCCAAAGGGCCCCCGGTCAATCCGGTTGAAATGGGGATGGAGGATGAAGCTTCCGTGGTGGAACGGCTAAAAGAAAATGATGAATACCTGGCCGCCTTTAATTTTCTGTTCGGTGACACCGTATTCGATGATCCCGCAGCAACCTATCAAGCCATGGCAGACGCGATTGAAGCCTTCGAGCGTACCGACGCCTTCGCCAGCTTCGATTCCAAATACGATAAATCCCTGCGTGGCGAATACACCTACAGCCCCATCTCCAAAGCGGCCGCAGGCAAGGCGCTGTTTTTCTCTCAGCAATTTACCAATTGCGCTACCTGCCATCAGCTTCGCCCAACAGGGCAGGCAGGGGAAACCTTCACCGGCTACGAATATCACAATATTGGCGTGCCTGCGAATACGGCAAGTCGCGAAACAAGCGGTCAAGACCTGACATTCGTTGACCATGGATTACTGGACCACCCCGATATCACCGCAAGTTCAGAGGAAGGCAAATTTAAAGTACCGACACTGCGCAACGTCGCCATCACGGCGCCCTATATGCACAATGGGGTATTCCGCGAGCTGACTACCGTGCTGGAATTCTACGATCACTTTCAGCCAGAATCGGAGCACACACTTAACCCGGAAACCGGCCTGGCTTGGGAAAATCCCGAAGTCGACGCCAACATTGCAGAAGCTGAATTACTCGATGGGCGAAAACTCAGCGACACGGACATAGAGAACCTGGAATGTTTTTTACGCACCCTGACAGACGAGCGTTTCGAGCATTTATTGCCCGACGACGGGAAATGCGATCTTTAG
- a CDS encoding imelysin family protein encodes MLSFRKLAISSAVVLLAACGGGGSSSSDSGSSSSSSSSSSSSSSGGEFSLENARKVLNTNADIAFAAYSDSVDTSKALQTAIATFKAEPTQANLDAAKIAWLVSREPYGQTEVYRFRLSPIDSTDYQNEDGPEGDINAWPLGEALIDYTVSGSDFGADQTEVSSAYPTIGYPQENIINSDVAIDDALFAAVADVGDERGVISGYHAIEFMLWGQDLNTDGSADTEDDREMSTGGNILNSGGHRPLSDFTTDANAARRMQFMEVVAAKLVADLEAVRDGWAVGSSYRTAFTTVNTETQAVNRMAEILFGMGTLSTAELAGERMQIAFSSGSQEDEHSCFSDNTHRDVWLDAEGVSNSYYGVYAGYDSDLDGTDDVTTRAVNGYGIDDYLNESGNSALDDKVSTALSVTATNYEAIDASARAGTPFDNLIMDEARASDNPVAKTILSLTEQTLRFAEIAVAIGYDGSVVDEGATDCDTTKPDQTCD; translated from the coding sequence ATGCTTTCATTTCGCAAACTCGCTATATCCTCTGCTGTTGTTCTGCTCGCCGCATGTGGCGGCGGAGGCAGCAGCTCGTCCGACTCAGGCAGTTCCTCCTCTTCCAGCAGCTCCTCCAGCAGCAGCTCATCTGGCGGTGAGTTCAGCCTAGAAAATGCGCGCAAAGTGCTGAATACCAATGCTGACATCGCGTTTGCTGCCTACAGTGATTCGGTAGATACATCAAAAGCGCTGCAAACCGCCATTGCTACATTTAAAGCGGAGCCGACGCAAGCGAATCTGGATGCAGCCAAGATTGCCTGGCTGGTATCACGTGAACCATATGGTCAAACCGAGGTTTATCGGTTCCGCCTCAGCCCGATTGATTCCACCGATTACCAGAACGAAGATGGCCCTGAAGGCGATATCAATGCCTGGCCACTGGGCGAAGCACTGATCGACTATACCGTCTCCGGCTCCGATTTTGGCGCGGACCAAACCGAGGTCAGTTCCGCCTACCCAACTATTGGCTATCCACAAGAGAACATCATCAATTCGGATGTCGCAATTGATGACGCATTATTTGCCGCTGTGGCCGACGTTGGCGATGAACGGGGAGTAATTTCCGGTTACCACGCAATTGAGTTTATGTTGTGGGGCCAAGACCTGAACACCGACGGTAGCGCCGATACGGAAGATGATCGCGAAATGTCCACTGGCGGCAACATTCTGAACTCTGGTGGCCACCGTCCACTGAGCGATTTCACCACCGATGCTAATGCCGCTCGTCGTATGCAGTTTATGGAGGTGGTCGCCGCCAAGTTGGTCGCCGATCTGGAAGCTGTGCGTGATGGCTGGGCTGTTGGTTCCAGTTATCGTACTGCGTTCACAACAGTCAATACCGAAACCCAGGCGGTAAACCGCATGGCAGAAATTCTGTTTGGCATGGGGACCTTGTCCACCGCCGAGTTGGCGGGCGAGCGCATGCAGATCGCGTTCAGCTCCGGTTCGCAGGAAGATGAGCACAGTTGTTTTTCCGACAACACCCACCGCGATGTGTGGCTGGATGCTGAGGGTGTCTCCAATAGCTACTACGGTGTTTACGCCGGTTACGACAGCGACCTGGATGGCACCGACGATGTGACAACGCGAGCGGTAAATGGTTACGGCATTGACGACTACCTGAATGAATCTGGCAACAGCGCGCTGGACGATAAAGTCAGCACCGCGCTCAGCGTCACTGCCACCAACTACGAAGCGATCGACGCTTCTGCGCGGGCGGGAACGCCATTCGATAACTTGATAATGGATGAGGCGCGGGCCAGCGATAACCCTGTTGCTAAAACCATTCTTTCACTGACTGAGCAAACACTGCGTTTTGCTGAAATCGCGGTGGCAATTGGTTACGACGGTTCAGTAGTGGATGAAGGTGCAACGGATTGTGATACCACCAAACCAGACCAAACTTGTGATTAA